One Pieris napi chromosome Z, ilPieNapi1.2, whole genome shotgun sequence DNA window includes the following coding sequences:
- the LOC125062154 gene encoding H(+)/Cl(-) exchange transporter 5 isoform X4 yields MSLSTTVFSGTSQGNGHGDPSGEDDMVNINTGSQRAADTPTTPTSHGTFQLYEHGTRYSDASATSYIAQYFSSSSGDAVMFSGLPGEADDIPGIGQYEDFHTIDWQRDIARDRMRHRYIVKKRQDSIWDLIKGAHDAWSGWVCVLLVGICTGVVAGVIDIGASWMTDLKFGICPQAFWFNREQCCWSNDEITFDRENCSEWLTWPQVFGESRDGPGAYIISYLFYIVWALTFAALSASLVRMFAPYACGSGIPEIKTILSGFIIRGYLGKWTLIIKSVGLILSVSAGLSLGKEGPMVHIACCLGNILSYLFPKYGRNEAKKREILSAAAAAGVSVAFGAPIGGVLFSLEEVSYYFPLKTLWRSFFCALIAAFILRSINPFGNEHLVLFYVEYNKPWKFFELIPFVGLGIIGGCIATIFIKANIYWCRYRKYSKLGQYPVMEVLVVTLVTAIIAYPNPYTRMNTSQLIYLLFNQCGISNSPLCDYKRNFTDLNTIENAVAGDGVYRAMWLLTLALILKLVMTVFTFGIKVPCGLFIPSLALGAIPGRIVGIGVEQLANKYPKSWLFSGECSSDDDCITPGLYAMVGAAAVLGGVTRMTVSLVVIMFELTGGVRYIVPLMAAAMASKWVGDALGKQGIYDAHIALNGYPFLDSKDEFQHTSLAADVMQPKRNETLSVITQDSMTVDDVETLLKETEHNGYPVVVSKESQYLVGFVLRRDLNLAIANARRTIEGITGQSVVIFAVGGGPTLANPIGPPPLPLARILDLAPITVTDQTPMETVVDMFRKLGLRQTLVTHNGRLLGVITKKDVLRHVKQMDNEDPNSVLFN; encoded by the exons ATGA GTCTTTCCACAACAGTTTTTTCT GGTACTAGTCAGGGAAACGGCCACGGGGATCCAAGCGGAGAAGATGACATGGTGAACATTAATACAGGGTCGCAGCGCGCGGCCGATACTCCCACTACGCCCACTAGCCACGGTACCTTCCAGTTATATGAACATGGCACGAGGTACAGCGACGCGAGTGCTACAT CATACATCGCTCAATACTTCAGTTCGTCGTCCG GGGACGCCGTGATGTTCTCTGGGCTGCCAG GTGAAGCCGATGATATTCCTGGTATCGGTCAGTATGAAGATTTTCATACGATTGACTGGCAAAGAGACATTGCCAGGGATCGTATGCGTCATAGGTACATAGTCAAAAAGAGGCAGGACTCTATATGGGATCTTATAAAA gGAGCTCACGATGCTTGGTCAGGATGGGTGTGCGTTCTTCTAGTGGGTATTTGCACTGGCGTGGTAGCCGGTGTGATAGACATTGGCGCATCATGGATGACAGACCTCAAGTTTGGCATCTGTCCACAAGCCTTCTGGTTCAACAGGGAACAATGCTGTTGGTCCAATGATGAAATCACTTTTGATCGTGAGAATTGTTCAGAG TGGTTGACGTGGCCGCAAGTATTTGGTGAATCAAGGGATGGTCCCGGCGCTTATATTATCAGCTATTTATTCTACATTGTGTGGGCGTTGACTTTTGCGGCTTTGTCGGCTTCACTTGTGCGAATGTTTGCGCCCTACGCTTGTGGATCTG GTATACCTGAGATCAAAACAATCTTGAGCGGTTTCATCATTCGTGGATACTTGGGAAAGTGGACATTGATCATAAAGTCAGTTGGTTTGATCCTCTCCGTGTCTGCGGGCTTATCTCTTGGCAAAGAAGGACCAATGGTTCATATTGCTTGTTGTTTGG GTAATATATTGTCGTACTTGTTCCCAAAGTACGGACGCAATGAAGCCAAGAAGCGTGAGATTTTATCAGCGGCTGCGGCGGCTGGAGTCTCTGTCGCTTTTGGAGCTCCCATTGGTGGTGTGCTTTTCAGTCTTGAAGAG GTGTCGTACTACTTCCCATTGAAGACCCTTTGGCGGTCCTTCTTCTGTGCGTTGATAGCGGCATTTATTCTTCGTTCTATAAATCCATTTGGCAATGAGCACTTGGTACTTTTCTACGTGGAGTACAATAAACCTTGGAAATTCTTTGAGCTGATTCCTTTTGTCGGTCTTGGTATAATTGGG GGTTGCATAGCAACGATATTTATCAAAGCGAATATCTATTGGTGTCGTTACCGTAAATACTCGAAGTTGGGCCAGTACCCGGTCATGGAGGTTTTGGTTGTCACCTTAGTCACAGCTATAATAGCCTACCCCAACCCTTACACTCGTATGAACACCAGCCAATTGATTTACCTGCTCTTCAACCAATGCGGTATCTCCAATTCTCCACTATG cgACTACAAGCGCAACTTTACCGACCTGAACACAATAGAGAATGCGGTGGCAGGTGACGGGGTATATCGGGCCATGTGGCTCCTCACTCTGGCGCTGATCCTCAAACTGGTGATGACAGTCTTCACCTTCGGCATCAAGGTGCCTTGCGGACTCTTCATTCCGAGTCTCGCACTCGGTGCTATTCCCGGAAGGATCGTTGGAATCG GTGTGGAACAGCTCGCAAATAAGTACCCGAAGAGTTGGTTGTTTTCTGGGGAGTGTTCGAGTGACGACGACTGCATCACGCCGGGGCTTTACGCCATGGTGGGGGCTGCGGCTGTACTCGGCGGTGTGACGAGGATGACAG TTTCGTTGGTGGTGATAATGTTCGAACTGACGGGTGGCGTTCGGTATATCGTGCCCCTGATGGCTGCCGCTATGGCCTCGAAGTGGGTAGGAGATGCCCTGGGCAAACAAGGGATATACGACGCCCACATAGCCCTTAATGGGTATCCCTTCCTCGATAGCAAAGATGAGTTCCAGCATACCTCGCTCGCCGCTGATGTCATGCAACCAAA ACGAAACGAAACGCTGTCCGTAATCACGCAGGATTCGATGACAGTGGATGATGTGGAAACTCTCTTAAAAGAAACAGAGCATAACGGATATCCGGTTGTGGTGTCTAAGGAATCTCAATATCTTGTCGGATTCGTTCTTAGGAGAGATCTTAATCTAGCCATTG cGAACGCACGTCGCACCATAGAAGGTATAACGGGTCAATCCGTGGTGATATTTGCTGTGGGGGGCGGCCCCACGCTTGCGAACCCCATCGGGCCGCCGCCTTTGCCCCTTGCCCGTATTCTCGATCTGGCCCCGATCACGGTCACTGATCAAACACCAATGGAGACCGTGGTGGATATGTTCCGTAAACTCGGCCTCAGGCAGACGCTTGTCACGCACAACGG gcGTTTACTCGGTGTCATCACGAAAAAGGACGTTTTAAGGCACGTGAAGCAAATGGACAATGAAGATCCCAACTCTGTTCTTTTCAATTAG
- the LOC125062154 gene encoding H(+)/Cl(-) exchange transporter 5 isoform X6, giving the protein MVNINTGSQRAADTPTTPTSHGTFQLYEHGTRYSDASATSYIAQYFSSSSGDAVMFSGLPGEADDIPGIGQYEDFHTIDWQRDIARDRMRHRYIVKKRQDSIWDLIKGAHDAWSGWVCVLLVGICTGVVAGVIDIGASWMTDLKFGICPQAFWFNREQCCWSNDEITFDRENCSEWLTWPQVFGESRDGPGAYIISYLFYIVWALTFAALSASLVRMFAPYACGSGIPEIKTILSGFIIRGYLGKWTLIIKSVGLILSVSAGLSLGKEGPMVHIACCLGNILSYLFPKYGRNEAKKREILSAAAAAGVSVAFGAPIGGVLFSLEEVSYYFPLKTLWRSFFCALIAAFILRSINPFGNEHLVLFYVEYNKPWKFFELIPFVGLGIIGGCIATIFIKANIYWCRYRKYSKLGQYPVMEVLVVTLVTAIIAYPNPYTRMNTSQLIYLLFNQCGISNSPLCDYKRNFTDLNTIENAVAGDGVYRAMWLLTLALILKLVMTVFTFGIKVPCGLFIPSLALGAIPGRIVGIGVEQLANKYPKSWLFSGECSSDDDCITPGLYAMVGAAAVLGGVTRMTVSLVVIMFELTGGVRYIVPLMAAAMASKWVGDALGKQGIYDAHIALNGYPFLDSKDEFQHTSLAADVMQPKRNETLSVITQDSMTVDDVETLLKETEHNGYPVVVSKESQYLVGFVLRRDLNLAIANARRTIEGITGQSVVIFAVGGGPTLANPIGPPPLPLARILDLAPITVTDQTPMETVVDMFRKLGLRQTLVTHNGRLLGVITKKDVLRHVKQMDNEDPNSVLFN; this is encoded by the exons ATGGTGAACATTAATACAGGGTCGCAGCGCGCGGCCGATACTCCCACTACGCCCACTAGCCACGGTACCTTCCAGTTATATGAACATGGCACGAGGTACAGCGACGCGAGTGCTACAT CATACATCGCTCAATACTTCAGTTCGTCGTCCG GGGACGCCGTGATGTTCTCTGGGCTGCCAG GTGAAGCCGATGATATTCCTGGTATCGGTCAGTATGAAGATTTTCATACGATTGACTGGCAAAGAGACATTGCCAGGGATCGTATGCGTCATAGGTACATAGTCAAAAAGAGGCAGGACTCTATATGGGATCTTATAAAA gGAGCTCACGATGCTTGGTCAGGATGGGTGTGCGTTCTTCTAGTGGGTATTTGCACTGGCGTGGTAGCCGGTGTGATAGACATTGGCGCATCATGGATGACAGACCTCAAGTTTGGCATCTGTCCACAAGCCTTCTGGTTCAACAGGGAACAATGCTGTTGGTCCAATGATGAAATCACTTTTGATCGTGAGAATTGTTCAGAG TGGTTGACGTGGCCGCAAGTATTTGGTGAATCAAGGGATGGTCCCGGCGCTTATATTATCAGCTATTTATTCTACATTGTGTGGGCGTTGACTTTTGCGGCTTTGTCGGCTTCACTTGTGCGAATGTTTGCGCCCTACGCTTGTGGATCTG GTATACCTGAGATCAAAACAATCTTGAGCGGTTTCATCATTCGTGGATACTTGGGAAAGTGGACATTGATCATAAAGTCAGTTGGTTTGATCCTCTCCGTGTCTGCGGGCTTATCTCTTGGCAAAGAAGGACCAATGGTTCATATTGCTTGTTGTTTGG GTAATATATTGTCGTACTTGTTCCCAAAGTACGGACGCAATGAAGCCAAGAAGCGTGAGATTTTATCAGCGGCTGCGGCGGCTGGAGTCTCTGTCGCTTTTGGAGCTCCCATTGGTGGTGTGCTTTTCAGTCTTGAAGAG GTGTCGTACTACTTCCCATTGAAGACCCTTTGGCGGTCCTTCTTCTGTGCGTTGATAGCGGCATTTATTCTTCGTTCTATAAATCCATTTGGCAATGAGCACTTGGTACTTTTCTACGTGGAGTACAATAAACCTTGGAAATTCTTTGAGCTGATTCCTTTTGTCGGTCTTGGTATAATTGGG GGTTGCATAGCAACGATATTTATCAAAGCGAATATCTATTGGTGTCGTTACCGTAAATACTCGAAGTTGGGCCAGTACCCGGTCATGGAGGTTTTGGTTGTCACCTTAGTCACAGCTATAATAGCCTACCCCAACCCTTACACTCGTATGAACACCAGCCAATTGATTTACCTGCTCTTCAACCAATGCGGTATCTCCAATTCTCCACTATG cgACTACAAGCGCAACTTTACCGACCTGAACACAATAGAGAATGCGGTGGCAGGTGACGGGGTATATCGGGCCATGTGGCTCCTCACTCTGGCGCTGATCCTCAAACTGGTGATGACAGTCTTCACCTTCGGCATCAAGGTGCCTTGCGGACTCTTCATTCCGAGTCTCGCACTCGGTGCTATTCCCGGAAGGATCGTTGGAATCG GTGTGGAACAGCTCGCAAATAAGTACCCGAAGAGTTGGTTGTTTTCTGGGGAGTGTTCGAGTGACGACGACTGCATCACGCCGGGGCTTTACGCCATGGTGGGGGCTGCGGCTGTACTCGGCGGTGTGACGAGGATGACAG TTTCGTTGGTGGTGATAATGTTCGAACTGACGGGTGGCGTTCGGTATATCGTGCCCCTGATGGCTGCCGCTATGGCCTCGAAGTGGGTAGGAGATGCCCTGGGCAAACAAGGGATATACGACGCCCACATAGCCCTTAATGGGTATCCCTTCCTCGATAGCAAAGATGAGTTCCAGCATACCTCGCTCGCCGCTGATGTCATGCAACCAAA ACGAAACGAAACGCTGTCCGTAATCACGCAGGATTCGATGACAGTGGATGATGTGGAAACTCTCTTAAAAGAAACAGAGCATAACGGATATCCGGTTGTGGTGTCTAAGGAATCTCAATATCTTGTCGGATTCGTTCTTAGGAGAGATCTTAATCTAGCCATTG cGAACGCACGTCGCACCATAGAAGGTATAACGGGTCAATCCGTGGTGATATTTGCTGTGGGGGGCGGCCCCACGCTTGCGAACCCCATCGGGCCGCCGCCTTTGCCCCTTGCCCGTATTCTCGATCTGGCCCCGATCACGGTCACTGATCAAACACCAATGGAGACCGTGGTGGATATGTTCCGTAAACTCGGCCTCAGGCAGACGCTTGTCACGCACAACGG gcGTTTACTCGGTGTCATCACGAAAAAGGACGTTTTAAGGCACGTGAAGCAAATGGACAATGAAGATCCCAACTCTGTTCTTTTCAATTAG
- the LOC125062154 gene encoding H(+)/Cl(-) exchange transporter 5 isoform X7, translated as MMEESILDPGESAPLVGDDVGDAVMFSGLPGEADDIPGIGQYEDFHTIDWQRDIARDRMRHRYIVKKRQDSIWDLIKGAHDAWSGWVCVLLVGICTGVVAGVIDIGASWMTDLKFGICPQAFWFNREQCCWSNDEITFDRENCSEWLTWPQVFGESRDGPGAYIISYLFYIVWALTFAALSASLVRMFAPYACGSGIPEIKTILSGFIIRGYLGKWTLIIKSVGLILSVSAGLSLGKEGPMVHIACCLGNILSYLFPKYGRNEAKKREILSAAAAAGVSVAFGAPIGGVLFSLEEVSYYFPLKTLWRSFFCALIAAFILRSINPFGNEHLVLFYVEYNKPWKFFELIPFVGLGIIGGCIATIFIKANIYWCRYRKYSKLGQYPVMEVLVVTLVTAIIAYPNPYTRMNTSQLIYLLFNQCGISNSPLCDYKRNFTDLNTIENAVAGDGVYRAMWLLTLALILKLVMTVFTFGIKVPCGLFIPSLALGAIPGRIVGIGVEQLANKYPKSWLFSGECSSDDDCITPGLYAMVGAAAVLGGVTRMTVSLVVIMFELTGGVRYIVPLMAAAMASKWVGDALGKQGIYDAHIALNGYPFLDSKDEFQHTSLAADVMQPKRNETLSVITQDSMTVDDVETLLKETEHNGYPVVVSKESQYLVGFVLRRDLNLAIANARRTIEGITGQSVVIFAVGGGPTLANPIGPPPLPLARILDLAPITVTDQTPMETVVDMFRKLGLRQTLVTHNGRLLGVITKKDVLRHVKQMDNEDPNSVLFN; from the exons atgatggaAGAGTCAATCCTTGATCCCGGAGAGTCGGCGCCCCTAGTTGGTGATGATGTAG GGGACGCCGTGATGTTCTCTGGGCTGCCAG GTGAAGCCGATGATATTCCTGGTATCGGTCAGTATGAAGATTTTCATACGATTGACTGGCAAAGAGACATTGCCAGGGATCGTATGCGTCATAGGTACATAGTCAAAAAGAGGCAGGACTCTATATGGGATCTTATAAAA gGAGCTCACGATGCTTGGTCAGGATGGGTGTGCGTTCTTCTAGTGGGTATTTGCACTGGCGTGGTAGCCGGTGTGATAGACATTGGCGCATCATGGATGACAGACCTCAAGTTTGGCATCTGTCCACAAGCCTTCTGGTTCAACAGGGAACAATGCTGTTGGTCCAATGATGAAATCACTTTTGATCGTGAGAATTGTTCAGAG TGGTTGACGTGGCCGCAAGTATTTGGTGAATCAAGGGATGGTCCCGGCGCTTATATTATCAGCTATTTATTCTACATTGTGTGGGCGTTGACTTTTGCGGCTTTGTCGGCTTCACTTGTGCGAATGTTTGCGCCCTACGCTTGTGGATCTG GTATACCTGAGATCAAAACAATCTTGAGCGGTTTCATCATTCGTGGATACTTGGGAAAGTGGACATTGATCATAAAGTCAGTTGGTTTGATCCTCTCCGTGTCTGCGGGCTTATCTCTTGGCAAAGAAGGACCAATGGTTCATATTGCTTGTTGTTTGG GTAATATATTGTCGTACTTGTTCCCAAAGTACGGACGCAATGAAGCCAAGAAGCGTGAGATTTTATCAGCGGCTGCGGCGGCTGGAGTCTCTGTCGCTTTTGGAGCTCCCATTGGTGGTGTGCTTTTCAGTCTTGAAGAG GTGTCGTACTACTTCCCATTGAAGACCCTTTGGCGGTCCTTCTTCTGTGCGTTGATAGCGGCATTTATTCTTCGTTCTATAAATCCATTTGGCAATGAGCACTTGGTACTTTTCTACGTGGAGTACAATAAACCTTGGAAATTCTTTGAGCTGATTCCTTTTGTCGGTCTTGGTATAATTGGG GGTTGCATAGCAACGATATTTATCAAAGCGAATATCTATTGGTGTCGTTACCGTAAATACTCGAAGTTGGGCCAGTACCCGGTCATGGAGGTTTTGGTTGTCACCTTAGTCACAGCTATAATAGCCTACCCCAACCCTTACACTCGTATGAACACCAGCCAATTGATTTACCTGCTCTTCAACCAATGCGGTATCTCCAATTCTCCACTATG cgACTACAAGCGCAACTTTACCGACCTGAACACAATAGAGAATGCGGTGGCAGGTGACGGGGTATATCGGGCCATGTGGCTCCTCACTCTGGCGCTGATCCTCAAACTGGTGATGACAGTCTTCACCTTCGGCATCAAGGTGCCTTGCGGACTCTTCATTCCGAGTCTCGCACTCGGTGCTATTCCCGGAAGGATCGTTGGAATCG GTGTGGAACAGCTCGCAAATAAGTACCCGAAGAGTTGGTTGTTTTCTGGGGAGTGTTCGAGTGACGACGACTGCATCACGCCGGGGCTTTACGCCATGGTGGGGGCTGCGGCTGTACTCGGCGGTGTGACGAGGATGACAG TTTCGTTGGTGGTGATAATGTTCGAACTGACGGGTGGCGTTCGGTATATCGTGCCCCTGATGGCTGCCGCTATGGCCTCGAAGTGGGTAGGAGATGCCCTGGGCAAACAAGGGATATACGACGCCCACATAGCCCTTAATGGGTATCCCTTCCTCGATAGCAAAGATGAGTTCCAGCATACCTCGCTCGCCGCTGATGTCATGCAACCAAA ACGAAACGAAACGCTGTCCGTAATCACGCAGGATTCGATGACAGTGGATGATGTGGAAACTCTCTTAAAAGAAACAGAGCATAACGGATATCCGGTTGTGGTGTCTAAGGAATCTCAATATCTTGTCGGATTCGTTCTTAGGAGAGATCTTAATCTAGCCATTG cGAACGCACGTCGCACCATAGAAGGTATAACGGGTCAATCCGTGGTGATATTTGCTGTGGGGGGCGGCCCCACGCTTGCGAACCCCATCGGGCCGCCGCCTTTGCCCCTTGCCCGTATTCTCGATCTGGCCCCGATCACGGTCACTGATCAAACACCAATGGAGACCGTGGTGGATATGTTCCGTAAACTCGGCCTCAGGCAGACGCTTGTCACGCACAACGG gcGTTTACTCGGTGTCATCACGAAAAAGGACGTTTTAAGGCACGTGAAGCAAATGGACAATGAAGATCCCAACTCTGTTCTTTTCAATTAG
- the LOC125062154 gene encoding H(+)/Cl(-) exchange transporter 3 isoform X8 — protein MTTARRGEADDIPGIGQYEDFHTIDWQRDIARDRMRHRYIVKKRQDSIWDLIKGAHDAWSGWVCVLLVGICTGVVAGVIDIGASWMTDLKFGICPQAFWFNREQCCWSNDEITFDRENCSEWLTWPQVFGESRDGPGAYIISYLFYIVWALTFAALSASLVRMFAPYACGSGIPEIKTILSGFIIRGYLGKWTLIIKSVGLILSVSAGLSLGKEGPMVHIACCLGNILSYLFPKYGRNEAKKREILSAAAAAGVSVAFGAPIGGVLFSLEEVSYYFPLKTLWRSFFCALIAAFILRSINPFGNEHLVLFYVEYNKPWKFFELIPFVGLGIIGGCIATIFIKANIYWCRYRKYSKLGQYPVMEVLVVTLVTAIIAYPNPYTRMNTSQLIYLLFNQCGISNSPLCDYKRNFTDLNTIENAVAGDGVYRAMWLLTLALILKLVMTVFTFGIKVPCGLFIPSLALGAIPGRIVGIGVEQLANKYPKSWLFSGECSSDDDCITPGLYAMVGAAAVLGGVTRMTVSLVVIMFELTGGVRYIVPLMAAAMASKWVGDALGKQGIYDAHIALNGYPFLDSKDEFQHTSLAADVMQPKRNETLSVITQDSMTVDDVETLLKETEHNGYPVVVSKESQYLVGFVLRRDLNLAIANARRTIEGITGQSVVIFAVGGGPTLANPIGPPPLPLARILDLAPITVTDQTPMETVVDMFRKLGLRQTLVTHNGRLLGVITKKDVLRHVKQMDNEDPNSVLFN, from the exons ATGACTACAGCACGAAgag GTGAAGCCGATGATATTCCTGGTATCGGTCAGTATGAAGATTTTCATACGATTGACTGGCAAAGAGACATTGCCAGGGATCGTATGCGTCATAGGTACATAGTCAAAAAGAGGCAGGACTCTATATGGGATCTTATAAAA gGAGCTCACGATGCTTGGTCAGGATGGGTGTGCGTTCTTCTAGTGGGTATTTGCACTGGCGTGGTAGCCGGTGTGATAGACATTGGCGCATCATGGATGACAGACCTCAAGTTTGGCATCTGTCCACAAGCCTTCTGGTTCAACAGGGAACAATGCTGTTGGTCCAATGATGAAATCACTTTTGATCGTGAGAATTGTTCAGAG TGGTTGACGTGGCCGCAAGTATTTGGTGAATCAAGGGATGGTCCCGGCGCTTATATTATCAGCTATTTATTCTACATTGTGTGGGCGTTGACTTTTGCGGCTTTGTCGGCTTCACTTGTGCGAATGTTTGCGCCCTACGCTTGTGGATCTG GTATACCTGAGATCAAAACAATCTTGAGCGGTTTCATCATTCGTGGATACTTGGGAAAGTGGACATTGATCATAAAGTCAGTTGGTTTGATCCTCTCCGTGTCTGCGGGCTTATCTCTTGGCAAAGAAGGACCAATGGTTCATATTGCTTGTTGTTTGG GTAATATATTGTCGTACTTGTTCCCAAAGTACGGACGCAATGAAGCCAAGAAGCGTGAGATTTTATCAGCGGCTGCGGCGGCTGGAGTCTCTGTCGCTTTTGGAGCTCCCATTGGTGGTGTGCTTTTCAGTCTTGAAGAG GTGTCGTACTACTTCCCATTGAAGACCCTTTGGCGGTCCTTCTTCTGTGCGTTGATAGCGGCATTTATTCTTCGTTCTATAAATCCATTTGGCAATGAGCACTTGGTACTTTTCTACGTGGAGTACAATAAACCTTGGAAATTCTTTGAGCTGATTCCTTTTGTCGGTCTTGGTATAATTGGG GGTTGCATAGCAACGATATTTATCAAAGCGAATATCTATTGGTGTCGTTACCGTAAATACTCGAAGTTGGGCCAGTACCCGGTCATGGAGGTTTTGGTTGTCACCTTAGTCACAGCTATAATAGCCTACCCCAACCCTTACACTCGTATGAACACCAGCCAATTGATTTACCTGCTCTTCAACCAATGCGGTATCTCCAATTCTCCACTATG cgACTACAAGCGCAACTTTACCGACCTGAACACAATAGAGAATGCGGTGGCAGGTGACGGGGTATATCGGGCCATGTGGCTCCTCACTCTGGCGCTGATCCTCAAACTGGTGATGACAGTCTTCACCTTCGGCATCAAGGTGCCTTGCGGACTCTTCATTCCGAGTCTCGCACTCGGTGCTATTCCCGGAAGGATCGTTGGAATCG GTGTGGAACAGCTCGCAAATAAGTACCCGAAGAGTTGGTTGTTTTCTGGGGAGTGTTCGAGTGACGACGACTGCATCACGCCGGGGCTTTACGCCATGGTGGGGGCTGCGGCTGTACTCGGCGGTGTGACGAGGATGACAG TTTCGTTGGTGGTGATAATGTTCGAACTGACGGGTGGCGTTCGGTATATCGTGCCCCTGATGGCTGCCGCTATGGCCTCGAAGTGGGTAGGAGATGCCCTGGGCAAACAAGGGATATACGACGCCCACATAGCCCTTAATGGGTATCCCTTCCTCGATAGCAAAGATGAGTTCCAGCATACCTCGCTCGCCGCTGATGTCATGCAACCAAA ACGAAACGAAACGCTGTCCGTAATCACGCAGGATTCGATGACAGTGGATGATGTGGAAACTCTCTTAAAAGAAACAGAGCATAACGGATATCCGGTTGTGGTGTCTAAGGAATCTCAATATCTTGTCGGATTCGTTCTTAGGAGAGATCTTAATCTAGCCATTG cGAACGCACGTCGCACCATAGAAGGTATAACGGGTCAATCCGTGGTGATATTTGCTGTGGGGGGCGGCCCCACGCTTGCGAACCCCATCGGGCCGCCGCCTTTGCCCCTTGCCCGTATTCTCGATCTGGCCCCGATCACGGTCACTGATCAAACACCAATGGAGACCGTGGTGGATATGTTCCGTAAACTCGGCCTCAGGCAGACGCTTGTCACGCACAACGG gcGTTTACTCGGTGTCATCACGAAAAAGGACGTTTTAAGGCACGTGAAGCAAATGGACAATGAAGATCCCAACTCTGTTCTTTTCAATTAG